In the Sandaracinus amylolyticus genome, CGCCGTTGGATCGCGGAGAACGAGTCGGGCCGCGCTCAGTACAAGTCGATCAAGCGCTCCGAGCGGAACCACCAGATCGAAGAGGTCGGCGCGGGGCTGCGCAAGATGATGCCCTTCGTCCAGCCCGTCACGGTCGAGGAGAACGAGTGATGTCGGCGGTGGAGGGGAACGACTACGTTCGCATCTTCGACACGACGCTGCGGGACGGCGAGCAGTCGCCGGGCGCGTCGATGACGAGCGAGGAGAAGCTCGAGATCGCGCGTGCGCTCTCGCGCCTCGGCGTGGACGTCATCGAGGCGGGCTTCCCCGCGTCGTCGCCCGACGACTTCGCCGCGGTGCGTGCGATCGCGGATCGGATCGGTCGCGATCCGGTGCCGGGTCGCCCGCAGGCGGAGCCGCCGATCGTGTGCGGCCTCGCGCGCGCGACGAAGAACGACATCGAGCGTGCGTACGAAGCCGTGAAGGTCGCGATGCGCCCGCGCATCCACACCTTCCTCTCCACCAGCCCGATCCACCGCGAGCACAAGCTCCGGATGACCAAGGAGCAGGTGATCGAGCGCGTGCGCGAGATGGTCGCGCGCGCGCGCGAGCTCTGCGAGGACGTCGAGTTCAGCGCGGAGGACGCGGGACGCACCGAGCCCGAGTACCTGTGGGAGGTCGCGTCGGTCGCGATCGCCGCGGGCGCGACGACGATCAACCTGCCGGACACGGTCGGCTATCTGACGCCGTTCGAGCTGCACGCGATGATCGCGGGCGTGAAGAAGAACGCGGTCGGCGTGGACCGCGTGATCCTGAGCGTGCACTGCCACGACGATCTCGGGCTCGGCGTGGCGAACACGCTCGCCGGGCTCGAGGCGGGCGCGCGTCAGGCCGAGCTGACGATCAACGGCATCGGCGAGCGCGCGGGCAATGCGGCGCTCGAAGAGGTCGTGATGGCGCTCTCGGTGCGTCGTGATCGCATGAATCTGCGCACCGGGATCGACCCGACGCAGATCACGCGCACGAGCCGCCTGGTCTCGGCGCACACCGGCATGCTGGTGCCGCCGAACAAGGCGATC is a window encoding:
- a CDS encoding 2-isopropylmalate synthase produces the protein MSAVEGNDYVRIFDTTLRDGEQSPGASMTSEEKLEIARALSRLGVDVIEAGFPASSPDDFAAVRAIADRIGRDPVPGRPQAEPPIVCGLARATKNDIERAYEAVKVAMRPRIHTFLSTSPIHREHKLRMTKEQVIERVREMVARARELCEDVEFSAEDAGRTEPEYLWEVASVAIAAGATTINLPDTVGYLTPFELHAMIAGVKKNAVGVDRVILSVHCHDDLGLGVANTLAGLEAGARQAELTINGIGERAGNAALEEVVMALSVRRDRMNLRTGIDPTQITRTSRLVSAHTGMLVPPNKAIVGANAFAHESGIHQDGLLKHEKTYEILKAEDVGASGTRLVLGKHSGRHALEKRLAELGVALDQAGLDAAFSAMKALADRKKHVTDADLLALVSSERREELGGWRLEALQISAGTQGMPTATVRLRGEDGRDVTQAAVGTGPVHACFRAIDAVVDLPVELLEYTVHAVTEGIDALGEVSVRVRDASGGLHAGYGADTDVLVASAKAYLAALDRVLKERVVAKASEQAARLKESA